ATGGGTACCAGAGTACGTACAACGGGCATAAACCTGCCCATGATAAAGGCCAGGACTCCATAACGGGTATAAAACCTGCTACCGCGTTCAAGGTATTCTTTTTTAAAGAATCGTGATTTATTATCCACAAACAACTTGGAGCCCAGCCATTTTCCTTTGAAATACCCTGTTAGATCACCAAGGAAAGATGCTATTACCATCAAAAGCAGCAATAAAACCAATGGCATTTCGAGGTACCGGGTTCCGCAAAACATTCCGGCAGCGAACAATAAATAATCGCCGCCCGGTAAAACAAATCCAAGGAAAAATCCGGTTTCTATATATACAACTGCCAGGATAAGGAGCAACCCTCCATATTCAATAAGATGGTGAGCATTGAAAATTGAATCTGCCATTAATGATTTTTATGTGATAACAACAACATAACGACTTTTGTTTAGGCAACCATCAGGCATTCATCCTGTTAAAATTTCATTATTAAATAGTAACTTTTCTTATAATTCGTAGTCTTTATAAAAATAGCATTAACGCTTGGACGACAAAGCCCTGATGGCGGCAGTGATTGCAGGAGACCCGGAAAAACTGGGGATTTTGTACGAGAGGTATAAAATGCCTCTTTATTCCTATTTTTACAAGTTCACAGGCGGAAATAAGCATTCGAGTGAGGACCTTGTTCAGACTGTATTTTACCGGGTGCTCAAATATAAAGAACAGTACAGGGGCACCGGCACATTTGTGGGCTGGCTGTTTACGATTGCCCATAATACGGGTATCGACTTTCATAAAGCAGAGAACCGGAAACCTAAAGCTTCAGCTGATCTTCGGGAAATAAAGGTATATGCTGATTCATTGCAGCGTGATGA
The Bacteroidales bacterium genome window above contains:
- a CDS encoding DedA family protein, whose amino-acid sequence is MADSIFNAHHLIEYGGLLLILAVVYIETGFFLGFVLPGGDYLLFAAGMFCGTRYLEMPLVLLLLLMVIASFLGDLTGYFKGKWLGSKLFVDNKSRFFKKEYLERGSRFYTRYGVLAFIMGRFMPVVRTLVPMIAGASEYTFRRFLLFNFLGAVTWVCTLVPLGFFIGKAYPDVMQYSVYILLIFIIVASFPVLKMFFSKGKKSE
- a CDS encoding RNA polymerase sigma factor, which codes for MDDKALMAAVIAGDPEKLGILYERYKMPLYSYFYKFTGGNKHSSEDLVQTVFYRVLKYKEQYRGTGTFVGWLFTIAHNTGIDFHKAENRKPKASADLREIKVYADSLQRDEESALLLKALGKLKPDDKEVLILSKMECLKYSEIAVIMNCNENAIKARVLRALNRLKQIYLKLENA